From one Longimicrobiales bacterium genomic stretch:
- a CDS encoding Ku protein yields MSARAIGSATISFGLVSVPVKLYSSGDSTAAISFNWIHKDCGSRLKQQYICARDGTVVEKDEMVKGYEFAKDQYVLFTTDELKALDQKADNTIEIVEFVPADQVEKTYIDKVVYLGPEKGGDRAYRLLSAAMRETGLSALGRYAARGKQYLVLLSPMRDGIIMEQLRYAHEVRSFEDVPIGEAEVKDQELKLAVQLIDQIRAESFEPEKYRDEVRERQLELIQAKVQGEDITAAPVEAPQAQIIDLMAALKASLAKQGAAEDDEGGRKPVRAAKTAKKAAKRRASGG; encoded by the coding sequence ATGAGCGCACGAGCGATCGGATCCGCGACCATTTCCTTCGGCCTGGTCTCCGTCCCGGTGAAGCTGTACTCGTCGGGCGACTCGACCGCCGCGATCAGCTTCAACTGGATCCACAAGGACTGTGGCTCCCGGCTGAAGCAGCAGTACATCTGCGCCCGCGACGGCACGGTGGTCGAGAAGGACGAGATGGTGAAGGGCTACGAGTTCGCCAAGGACCAGTACGTCCTGTTCACCACGGACGAGCTGAAGGCGCTGGACCAGAAGGCCGACAACACGATCGAGATCGTGGAGTTCGTCCCGGCGGACCAGGTCGAGAAGACGTACATCGACAAGGTCGTCTACCTCGGGCCGGAGAAGGGTGGCGACCGCGCGTACCGCCTGCTGTCGGCGGCCATGCGCGAGACCGGCCTGTCGGCGCTGGGCCGCTACGCCGCACGCGGCAAGCAGTACCTGGTCCTGCTCTCGCCCATGCGCGACGGCATCATCATGGAGCAGCTCCGCTACGCCCACGAGGTCCGCTCCTTCGAGGACGTGCCGATCGGCGAGGCGGAGGTGAAGGACCAGGAGCTGAAGCTCGCGGTGCAGCTGATCGACCAGATCCGGGCCGAGAGCTTCGAGCCGGAGAAGTACCGGGACGAGGTGCGCGAGCGTCAGCTCGAGCTGATCCAGGCCAAGGTCCAGGGCGAGGACATCACGGCCGCGCCGGTCGAGGCGCCGCAGGCGCAGATCATCGACCTGATGGCGGCGCTCAAGGCATCGCTCGCGAAGCAGGGCGCAGCCGAGGACGACGAGGGCGGCCGCAAGCCGGTCCGTGCGGCGAAGACAGCGAAGAAGGCGGCGAAGCGCAGGGCCAGCGGCGGCTGA
- a CDS encoding tetratricopeptide repeat protein, protein MWYGTRDVARLLGLSESQVRSYVRAGLIEVERGPRNAYRFTFQDLVLLRAARGLIQARVPHLRVIRALRRIKAQLPPDRNLAGLRIRVDGDDVIVSDGDAAWNPVSGQLHLDFQVADLNAEIAPLHASVRPAMPAITADDWFERGVELELISADDAVTAYERALELDPRHADAHVNLGRLLHEARRLAQAELHYRAALATGPHATAAYNLGIVLEDRQRQKEAVSAYLRALDADPRMADAHYNLSRLYEQLGDEAAAVRHLRAYRSLTQGTGRA, encoded by the coding sequence ATGTGGTATGGCACCCGGGACGTCGCCAGGCTGCTGGGGCTCTCGGAATCGCAGGTCCGGTCGTATGTGCGCGCTGGCCTGATCGAGGTCGAGCGCGGCCCGCGCAATGCCTACCGTTTCACCTTCCAGGACCTGGTGCTGCTCCGCGCCGCGCGCGGCCTGATCCAGGCGCGCGTGCCTCACCTGCGCGTGATCCGCGCGCTGCGTCGAATCAAGGCGCAGCTCCCACCCGACCGCAACCTGGCCGGTCTCCGCATCCGCGTGGATGGCGACGACGTCATCGTGAGCGACGGCGACGCCGCGTGGAACCCGGTGTCGGGCCAGCTCCACCTCGATTTCCAGGTCGCCGACCTGAACGCCGAGATCGCGCCGCTGCATGCTTCCGTTCGTCCCGCCATGCCGGCGATCACCGCGGACGACTGGTTCGAGCGCGGCGTCGAGCTGGAATTGATCTCGGCAGACGACGCGGTCACCGCGTACGAGCGGGCGCTGGAGCTGGATCCCCGCCACGCGGATGCGCACGTGAACCTGGGCAGGCTGCTGCATGAGGCGCGGCGACTCGCGCAGGCGGAGCTGCACTACCGGGCGGCGCTGGCCACGGGACCGCACGCGACGGCGGCGTACAACCTGGGCATCGTGCTGGAGGACCGGCAGCGGCAGAAGGAGGCGGTGAGCGCGTACCTGCGGGCGCTGGATGCCGACCCGCGGATGGCCGACGCGCACTACAACCTGTCACGGCTGTACGAGCAGCTCGGCGACGAGGCCGCCGCCGTGCGCCACCTGCGCGCCTACCGCTCGCTCACGCAGGGCACCGGCCGCGCCTGA